Sequence from the Stenotrophomonas sp. 364 genome:
CCACGGCAACCAGGCCGCCTCGGACACCCTCTACACCGGCGCCAACCCGATGACCGCCGACGACATCGCCGAGCAGATCTTCTGGGTGGCCAACCTCCCGGCGCACCTCAACATCAACCGCCTGGAACTGATGCCGGTAAGCCAGTCGTTCGCCGGTTTCCAGGTCGCGCGCGACTGATCCAAGGGCACCGCTGGCCACCCCCTCGGCCACGCACCCGAACGGGTCAACACCTCGGCCGCACACCCGAATGGGCCAACACCTCGGCCGCATACCCGAACCGGTAGAGCCGACCGTTGGTCGGCTGCTCTCGGCGCATACCCACCGCTGACGGCAGCCGACCAACGGTCGGCTCTACCTCAGGCGGCTGTCCACACCGCCAACTCATACCCATCCGGATCGCGGAAATGAAACCGCCGCCCACCCGGAAACGCGAACGTCGCCCGGCACACCTCCGCCCCGGCCGCTTCCACCCGCCGTTGCGTGTCGGCCAGATCCTCCGCATACACAATCACCAACGGCCCACCGGGCCGCACCGGCTCACCCGTGGTGAACCCACCGCGCAACCGGCCATCGTCGAACTCGGTGTACCGCGGGCCGTAATCGGTGAACGACCAGCCAAACACGCTGCCGTAGAAGGCCTTGCTGCGCGCGATGTCAGCCACGTTGAATTCAATGTTGTCGATTCGGCGATCGTTGCCGTGTGCCGTGCTCATGCGGGCATCTCGTTGAAAGGAGGCCCAGCATCGCCACCGCGGCCGCGCCGGTCTTGAACAAAACGGCCAGTCAGCTACGCCACTGCGCGCACAGCTGCGCCGCCCCGATCCCCGCCAACGCCCGTACCTCGCGGCTCAGGTGCGACTGGTCGGCATAGCCCACATCCGCCGCCATCCCCGCCAGCCCATCCCCGGGCCGCGCCCGGGCCAGCGCCAGGAAGCGCTGCAGCCGCAGAATCCGCTCCAGCATCTTCGGCCCATAGCCAAACTGCTCATGGCTCAACCGGCGCAGGCTGCGCGTGCTCACCTGCAGCGCCGAACCGATCGCGGGCCAGATCGTGGCCCCCGGCCCGCACCTGCCCGAACACCCGCGCCGCCACCGCGTGGCGCCCCCCGGTAGAGCGGGGAAGCCCAGCCAGCGCCTGCGCAAACAACCGCTGCCGCGCATCGCCATCGCCCACGTCATTCAAGCGCGCCGCCATCTGCCGCGCCTGCGGCCCCAGCACCGCATCCAGCTCCACGGCCATACCCACCATCTCGCCCAGCGGCACCCCCAGCCACGCCCGCGCCGCACCCGGCTGAAACCGCGCGCCCAACACCTGCGCACCTGGTGTCAGCTGCGGGTGCGCGGCCACCACATCCGGCCCCACCACATACAGCCGCCCGTCGCGCCAAAGGATATCCACGCAACCGTCGGGCAGCACCGCCACCTCACCGCTGTGCCCCACCGGCAGATCGCTGCGCCACAGCTGCCCGAAGCAGCCTCGCAGCGCAGCCGGCGGCGTCCATTCGCGGTAGCGGCCGGTGGCACCGGCAACGCCAGGAGGCTCAGCAGGGTCGGGGCAGGAAGACATGCATGGACGATAGCGCACTGCCAGGTGGTCGCCAGCGAGGGGGGGGCTGCCTGAAACAAGAACGCCGACCCAAGGGTCGGCGTCCAAGTTGCATCTGGAGCAACAGCCCCCTTGGAGTGCAAGGGGGCGCGCCGGCAGGCGCGGGGAGCGGGGATGTGGAGGTACCAGCAGGGGCCCGAGGTTTCGCGTAGCGCAACCTTGGGGTAGTCGCGCGGCGCGCGGCTACTGCGCCTTGATCGCCATCGCCTGAAGGCCCGGTCCCATCCAGCTTCTGCTTGGCTTCTGCCAGCTCGCCTGCGCTGCCATACGGCCCCATGCGCACGCGGTACACCGTCTTGCCGTTGATCTGCGCCGATTCCACCCGCGCTGCCAGACCAATCATCGCCAGCTTGGCCTTGGTCGCCTCGGCATCGCCAGACGCACCAAACGCACCGGCCTGCAGGATGTAACGCACGTTGCTGGCCGCCGGCTCAGCCGCCGCCGCAGCAGGTGTTGCCGTCGCAGTCGCCGCCGGCTTCGGTGCTGCCGGGGTAGCCGCCGCCGTCTGCGCAGGCGTTGCCGCCGGTGCCGTGGTGGCCGCCGGGCGCTCGGCCACGGGGGCTGGCAACGGCGACGCGGTAACCGGGGCCGGCGTTGCCGTGGCGACAGTGGCCGCTGGCGTTGCCGCAGCCGCCGGCACCGGACGTCCTTCCAACGCCGCCTGCGCGCGCTGCGCTTCGGCCTTGGCCCGGCGCTGGTCTTCGGCGCGCGCGCTGGCCGCCAACTCCGCATCGGACATTTCCACTTCCTTGCCGGGCAGCAAGGTGTAGAAGTCGTACTGCGTCGCCGCCGGCTTGGCCGGTTCGGCAGGCTTGGCCACCGCGCCCGGCTTGGGCAGTTCGGCGCCCACGTCGGTGTCGGCTTCGCTCACCGGGGCCGGCTGGGCATTCGGGTTCGGCTGCGGGCCTACCCGCAGGAAGCCGTCACCGTCGCTCTTGAACAGGTTCGGTGCTGCCAAAAACACTACGGCCGCAATCGCCACACCGGCCACCAGCCACACCCATCCCGGCGTGCCCTGGTTGCTGTTGCGTCGCGCCTGGCTCTTGCCGCGTCGTGCTGCCATTTACTGCTTCTCCACTGCTTACATTTTTTCCGGGGCGGAAACGCCCAGGACGTTCAGACCATTGGCCAGCACCTGGCGCGCCGCGCAGGCCAGCGTGAGCTTGGCATTGCGTTCGGCGTCGTCAGCCACCAGTACCTGCGTGCCGTGATACCACGTGTGGAAGGCGTGCGCCAATTCACGCAGGTACTGCGCGATCAGGTGCGGTTCCAGCGCGATACCGGCCGCTTCCACCACTTCCGGGAAGCGCGACATCTCAATCATCAGCCACAGCGAGGCATCGTCGTTCAGCGACGCCACACCCGCCAGGCCTTCGCCCGGCGTGTAGCTCAGACCCTTCTCCTGGGCCTGGCGCAGCAGGCTGCACACCCGGGCGTGCGCATATTGCACGTAGAACACCGGGTTGTCGTTGCTCTGCGCACGGGCCAGGTCGATATCGAAGGTCAGCTGCGAATCCGGCTTGCGCGCAATCAGGAACCAGCGGGTCGCATCGCGGCCGGCTTCCTCGATCAGGTCGCGCAGGGTCAGGTAGCTGCCGGCCCGCTTGGACAGCTTCACTTCCTCGCCGCCGCGCATCACCGTCACCATCTGGTGCAGCACGTATTCCGGCCAGCCCTTGGGAATGCCCACGTCCAGCGCCTGCAGACCGGCGCGCACGCGCGCCAGCGAGCCGTGGTGGTCTGCGCCCAGCTCGGTGATGGCGCGCTCATAGCCGCGCTGCCACTTGCTCAGGTGGTAGGCCACGTCCGGCAGGAAGTAGGTGTAGGTGCCGTCGGACTTGCGCATTACGCGGTCCTTGTCGTCACCGAAGTCGGTCGAGCGCAGCCACAGCGCGCCGCCCTCCTCATAGGTGTGGCCGGCCGCCTTCAGCTGGGCAACGGTCTCTTCCACCTTGCCGTCCTTGTACAGCGAGCTTTCCAGGAAGTAGATGTCGAAATCCACCCCGAACGCCGCCAGGTCCTGGTTCTGCTCGTTGCGCAGGTAGGCCACCGCGAAGCGGCGGATGCTATCCAGGTTGTCCGGGTCGCGCTCGCCCACCACCGCGTGGCCTTCCAGCTCCACCGTGGCGCCGGCCAGGTAGGCGTTGGCCACGTCCTGGATGTAATCGCCGCGGTAGCCGCCTTCCGGCCAGCCGGCGTCATCGGGCTTGAGCCCCTTGGCGCGCGCCTGGGTGGACAGGGCCAGGTTCTCGATCTGCACGCCGGCGTCGTTGTAGTAGAACTCGCGCTTGGCGTTCCAGCCGTTCACATCCAGCAGGCGCGCCAGGCAGTCGCCGATGGCGGCGGCGCGGCCATGGCCCACGTGCAGCGGGCCGGTGGGGTTGGCCGACACATACTCCACGCCCACGGTACGGCCGTTGCCGCTCAGGTTGCGGCCGTAATCGGCGCCTTCCTTGAGCACGCTGGCCGCTTCGCGCTGGTAGGCGCTGGGGGCGAGGTGGAAATTGATGAAGCCCGGGCCGGCGATTTCAACGCGCAGCACGTCATTGCTCTTGGGCAGCGCATCCAGCAGCGCCTGGG
This genomic interval carries:
- a CDS encoding VOC family protein, which encodes MSTAHGNDRRIDNIEFNVADIARSKAFYGSVFGWSFTDYGPRYTEFDDGRLRGGFTTGEPVRPGGPLVIVYAEDLADTQRRVEAAGAEVCRATFAFPGGRRFHFRDPDGYELAVWTAA
- a CDS encoding helix-turn-helix domain-containing protein yields the protein MSTRSLRRLSHEQFGYGPKMLERILRLQRFLALARARPGDGLAGMAADVGYADQSHLSREVRALAGIGAAQLCAQWRS
- a CDS encoding DUF6597 domain-containing transcriptional factor, producing the protein MSSCPDPAEPPGVAGATGRYREWTPPAALRGCFGQLWRSDLPVGHSGEVAVLPDGCVDILWRDGRLYVVGPDVVAAHPQLTPGAQVLGARFQPGAARAWLGVPLGEMVGMAVELDAVLGPQARQMAARLNDVGDGDARQRLFAQALAGLPRSTGGRHAVAARVFGQVRAGGHDLARDRFGAAGEHAQPAPVEP
- the argS gene encoding arginine--tRNA ligase, which gives rise to MKNLLRALISQGIEALRANGTLPADTLTPEFVVERPKTREHGDFATNAAMLLAKPARSNPRALAQALLDALPKSNDVLRVEIAGPGFINFHLAPSAYQREAASVLKEGADYGRNLSGNGRTVGVEYVSANPTGPLHVGHGRAAAIGDCLARLLDVNGWNAKREFYYNDAGVQIENLALSTQARAKGLKPDDAGWPEGGYRGDYIQDVANAYLAGATVELEGHAVVGERDPDNLDSIRRFAVAYLRNEQNQDLAAFGVDFDIYFLESSLYKDGKVEETVAQLKAAGHTYEEGGALWLRSTDFGDDKDRVMRKSDGTYTYFLPDVAYHLSKWQRGYERAITELGADHHGSLARVRAGLQALDVGIPKGWPEYVLHQMVTVMRGGEEVKLSKRAGSYLTLRDLIEEAGRDATRWFLIARKPDSQLTFDIDLARAQSNDNPVFYVQYAHARVCSLLRQAQEKGLSYTPGEGLAGVASLNDDASLWLMIEMSRFPEVVEAAGIALEPHLIAQYLRELAHAFHTWYHGTQVLVADDAERNAKLTLACAARQVLANGLNVLGVSAPEKM